A part of Candidatus Methylomirabilota bacterium genomic DNA contains:
- a CDS encoding YbaK/EbsC family protein — translation MSDDADVERKVAVSLEELGAPFELMRIDPDFADTAAFCERYGIPLDHSGNTIIVASKKEPKQYCACLVLATTRLDVNHTVRKLLGASRVSFATAEETQALTGMMIGGVTLFALPQDLPVYVDERIMALDYVILGGGSRSSKIKIAPHALKRLPSLTVVEGLAQVLS, via the coding sequence ATGAGCGACGACGCCGACGTCGAGAGGAAGGTCGCGGTGAGCCTCGAGGAGCTGGGCGCGCCGTTCGAGCTGATGCGGATCGACCCTGACTTCGCGGACACCGCGGCCTTCTGCGAGAGGTACGGCATCCCGCTCGACCACTCGGGCAACACCATCATCGTGGCCTCGAAGAAGGAGCCCAAGCAGTACTGCGCCTGCCTCGTCCTCGCCACCACGCGCCTCGACGTCAACCACACCGTGCGCAAGCTCCTCGGCGCCTCGCGCGTCTCCTTCGCCACCGCCGAGGAGACGCAGGCCCTCACCGGCATGATGATCGGCGGCGTGACGCTCTTCGCCCTGCCCCAAGACCTGCCTGTCTACGTCGACGAGCGGATCATGGCGCTCGACTACGTCATCCTGGGAGGGGGCAGCCGGTCCTCCAAGATCAAGATCGCTCCCCATGCCTTGAAGCGGCTGCCGAGCCTGACGGTGGTCGAGGGACTGGCCCAGGTCCTTTCATGA